The following proteins are co-located in the Carassius gibelio isolate Cgi1373 ecotype wild population from Czech Republic chromosome A9, carGib1.2-hapl.c, whole genome shotgun sequence genome:
- the LOC128019492 gene encoding homeobox protein PKNOX1-like isoform X1: MMSAHSVSVDKYQEGDQQMQIMEQSESDLEKGFASENRGSSSSPASTEPQTQMDVYKACIYRHPLFPLLALLFEKCEQSTQGSDCVTSASFDVDIENFVRVQEKDGKAFFSEDPDLDSLMVKAIQVLRIHLLELEKVSDLCKDFCSRYITCLKTKMNSETLLSGEPGSPYSPGHDQLSNAFSGVLNPQGIVVPSQGLQQGSVTMTTVNPSHVVTGNTVYQPVTVVTPQGQVVTQAISPGTIHIQNSQLQLQLNQDLSFFGGDDSSPKNKRGVLPKQATNVMRSWLFQHIAHPYPTEEEKKQLAIQTNLTLLQVNNWFINARRRILQPMLDANSTEMSKAKKKSAPSRPLHRFWSDSIASSETQQQLTMPDGSMVTVGMNVDGFQTLSSDGAALAMQQVMMGDHSEDESEESSNEDEADLSSADMTGLGLDVSE; the protein is encoded by the exons ATGATGTCTGCCCATTCTGTGTCTGTAGACAAATATCAAGAGGGAGATCAGCAG ATGCAGATCATGGAGCAGTCAGAGAGTGATCTTGAGAAGGGCTTTGCCAGTGAAAACAGGGGAAGCTCCAGCAGCCCTGCATCCACTGAACCACAAACACAAATGGATGTCTACAAAGCCTGCATATATAG ACATCCCCTCTTCCCTCTCTTGGCCCTGCTGTTTGAGAAGTGTGAGCAGTCCACTCAGGGCTCTGACTGCGTAACCTCTGCCAGTTTTGATGTTGACATTGAAAACTTTGTACGCGTTCAGGAGAAAGATGGCAAAGCCTTCTTTAGTGAAGACCCAGACCTTGATAGCTTG ATGGTCAAGGCCATCCAGGTGCTAAGGATTCATCTATTAGAGCTTGAGAAAGTTAGTGATCTGTGCAAGGACTTCTGCAGCCGTTACATTACCTGCCTCAAGACCAAGATGAACAGTGAGACACTTCTGAGTGGAGAGCCAGGCAGCCCGTACTCTCCAGGCCATGACCAA TTGTCCAATGCCTTCTCAGGTGTCCTCAATCCCCAGGGCATTGTGGTGCCCTCACAAGGTCTTCAACAAGGCAGTGTTACAATGACCACGGTCAACCCGTCTCATGTGGTCACAG GTAATACAGTATATCAGCCAGTGACTGTAGTCACACCACAGGGGCAAGTGGTGACACAAGCCATCTCACCTGGAACCATACACATCCAGAACTCACAG CTCCAGCTTCAGCTCAATCAGGACCTGAGTTTCTTTGGGGGAGATGACAGCTCACCTAAAAACAAGCGTGGGGTTCTCCCCAAACAGGCTACCAATGTCATGCGCTCCTGGCTCTTCCAGCACATTGCG CACCCCTATCCCACTGAGGAAGAGAAAAAGCAACTTGCAATTCAAACAAACCTGACTTTACTCCAGGTCAACAATTG GTTTATTAATGCTCGAAGACGGATCTTGCAGCCAATGCTAGATGCCAACTCCACAGAGATGTCTAAAGCCAAGAAGAAGAGCGCTCCGAGCCGCCCGCTTCACCGCTTCTGGTCTGACTCTATCGCCTCATCTGAAACCCAGCAGCAGCTCACAATGCCAGACG GTAGTATGGTTACAGTGGGGATGAACGTCGATGGCTTCCAGACGCTTTCATCAGATGGGGCAGCTCTTGCCATGCAGCAAGTCATGATGGGAGATCACAGCGAGGATGAATCAGAGGAAAGCAGCAATGAAGATGAGGCAGATTTGTCATCTGCTGACATGACTGGGCTGGGTTTAGATGTTAGTGAATAA
- the LOC128019492 gene encoding homeobox protein PKNOX1-like isoform X2, whose protein sequence is MQIMEQSESDLEKGFASENRGSSSSPASTEPQTQMDVYKACIYRHPLFPLLALLFEKCEQSTQGSDCVTSASFDVDIENFVRVQEKDGKAFFSEDPDLDSLMVKAIQVLRIHLLELEKVSDLCKDFCSRYITCLKTKMNSETLLSGEPGSPYSPGHDQLSNAFSGVLNPQGIVVPSQGLQQGSVTMTTVNPSHVVTGNTVYQPVTVVTPQGQVVTQAISPGTIHIQNSQLQLQLNQDLSFFGGDDSSPKNKRGVLPKQATNVMRSWLFQHIAHPYPTEEEKKQLAIQTNLTLLQVNNWFINARRRILQPMLDANSTEMSKAKKKSAPSRPLHRFWSDSIASSETQQQLTMPDGSMVTVGMNVDGFQTLSSDGAALAMQQVMMGDHSEDESEESSNEDEADLSSADMTGLGLDVSE, encoded by the exons ATGCAGATCATGGAGCAGTCAGAGAGTGATCTTGAGAAGGGCTTTGCCAGTGAAAACAGGGGAAGCTCCAGCAGCCCTGCATCCACTGAACCACAAACACAAATGGATGTCTACAAAGCCTGCATATATAG ACATCCCCTCTTCCCTCTCTTGGCCCTGCTGTTTGAGAAGTGTGAGCAGTCCACTCAGGGCTCTGACTGCGTAACCTCTGCCAGTTTTGATGTTGACATTGAAAACTTTGTACGCGTTCAGGAGAAAGATGGCAAAGCCTTCTTTAGTGAAGACCCAGACCTTGATAGCTTG ATGGTCAAGGCCATCCAGGTGCTAAGGATTCATCTATTAGAGCTTGAGAAAGTTAGTGATCTGTGCAAGGACTTCTGCAGCCGTTACATTACCTGCCTCAAGACCAAGATGAACAGTGAGACACTTCTGAGTGGAGAGCCAGGCAGCCCGTACTCTCCAGGCCATGACCAA TTGTCCAATGCCTTCTCAGGTGTCCTCAATCCCCAGGGCATTGTGGTGCCCTCACAAGGTCTTCAACAAGGCAGTGTTACAATGACCACGGTCAACCCGTCTCATGTGGTCACAG GTAATACAGTATATCAGCCAGTGACTGTAGTCACACCACAGGGGCAAGTGGTGACACAAGCCATCTCACCTGGAACCATACACATCCAGAACTCACAG CTCCAGCTTCAGCTCAATCAGGACCTGAGTTTCTTTGGGGGAGATGACAGCTCACCTAAAAACAAGCGTGGGGTTCTCCCCAAACAGGCTACCAATGTCATGCGCTCCTGGCTCTTCCAGCACATTGCG CACCCCTATCCCACTGAGGAAGAGAAAAAGCAACTTGCAATTCAAACAAACCTGACTTTACTCCAGGTCAACAATTG GTTTATTAATGCTCGAAGACGGATCTTGCAGCCAATGCTAGATGCCAACTCCACAGAGATGTCTAAAGCCAAGAAGAAGAGCGCTCCGAGCCGCCCGCTTCACCGCTTCTGGTCTGACTCTATCGCCTCATCTGAAACCCAGCAGCAGCTCACAATGCCAGACG GTAGTATGGTTACAGTGGGGATGAACGTCGATGGCTTCCAGACGCTTTCATCAGATGGGGCAGCTCTTGCCATGCAGCAAGTCATGATGGGAGATCACAGCGAGGATGAATCAGAGGAAAGCAGCAATGAAGATGAGGCAGATTTGTCATCTGCTGACATGACTGGGCTGGGTTTAGATGTTAGTGAATAA
- the LOC128020355 gene encoding histone-lysine N-methyltransferase SETD1B-like, with product MATSLLRSFVSIEFQWGRCVHFFYCLWLGRLGSVKCLLREGWSTPRTPFVAALCTKGDVPPKTAKSKASTIEADERASLLAYKPTVAFPSKLSATGFLPTDTALAESETTEAVSTAAANETTAGCLDADAAAAEEITEVPATNEVPTGSQARKASDVEAEGQKDEDDSSSSSSSSSDSDSDSDSDDEKPESETPVKSGEKAAQKKSPGLTMEVDVADKEAKPEYASPGEAQENPGNVTKAKLKEAPTPSAKPEGSDETLVDPAPILSSSTTEAISEVSSESIPADTPDNTIHTATEVKIAPKEEIVVEKEPEINAEAAVKVAAEVVPDVPTEPSPEEVTKTASHGEAPEAPGDVAASPEDASSQTEAGTPAAPSEELVDPAPVAADAVEARAESNGVETPEEQAPEPEPEPFDNSTYKNLQHHQYNMYTFADVDVELCKYRLPQPSSGRH from the exons ATGGCGACGTCCCTGCTCCG ttcatttgtctcaattgagttccaatggggtcgctgtgtccatttcttttactgtctatggttaggACGACTTGGATCTGTCAAG TGTCTCCTGCGTGAGGGCTGGAGCACACCTCGGACCCCATTTGTTGCAGCTCTCTGTACTAAAGGGGACGTCCCACCCAAAACAGCAAAGTCAAAGGCTTCAA CCATAGAGGCCGATGAGAGGGCTTCTCTTCTAGCCTACAAGCCCACAGTTGCCTTCCCTTCTAAGCTGTCTGCCACAGGATTTCTTCCCACAGACACAGCTTTAGCTGAGTCTGAAACCACTGAGGCTGTGTCCACAGCCGCTGCTAATGAGACGACAGCTGGGTGTCTAGACGCTGACGCAGCAGCAGCTGAAGAGATCACTGAAGTCCCAGCTACTAATGAAGTCCCTACAGGAAGTCAAGCAAGGAAGGCCTCAGATGTTGAGGCAGAAGGACAGAAAGATGAAGACGATAGCTcttcttcatcctcatcctccaGTGATTCTGATTCAGACTCTGATTCTGATGATGAGAAGCCAGAGTCTGAAACACCAGTAAAGTCTGGAGAGAAAGCAGCACAGAAGAAATCTCCTGGTCTGACGATGGAAGTAGATGTTGCAGATAAGGAAGCAAAGCCTGAATATGCTTCACCTGGTGAAGCTCAAGAAAATCCTGGAAATGTAACTAAAGCAAAACTAAAAGAGGCTCCCACACCAAGTGCTAAACCAGAAGGATCAGATGAGACCCTTGTTGATCCTGCCCCTATATTATCTTCCTCCACAACTGAAGCAATTTCAGAAGTGTCCAGTGAATCAATTCCAGCTGACACTCCTGACAACACCATCCACACTGCAACAGAAGTTAAAATAGCTCCAAAGGAAGAGATTGTTGTTGAAAAGGAACCAGAAATCAACGCTGAAGCTGCTGTCAAAGTTGCTGCAGAAGTTGTCCCAGACGTCCCTACAGAACCTAGCCCTGAAGAAGTAACCAAAACTGCTTCTCATGGAGAAGCTCCTGAGGCGCCTGGAGATGTAGCAGCTTCGCCTGAGGATGCATCATCCCAAACTGAGGCAGGAACACCAGCAGCCCCTTCAGAAGAGCTGGTCGACCCTGCACCTGTGGCCGCTGATGCTGTGGAGGCTCGGGCTGAGAGCAACGGTGTGGAGACACCTGAGG AACAAGCCCCGGAGCCGGAGCCCGAGCCCTTTGACAACAGCACGTACAAGAACCTGCAGCACCACCAGTACAACATGTACACCTTCGCTGATGTGGATGTAGAGCTGTGTAAATACCGTCTGCCCCAGCCTTCCTCAGGCAGACACTGA